Proteins co-encoded in one Cytobacillus sp. NJ13 genomic window:
- a CDS encoding acetyl-CoA C-acetyltransferase, with the protein MGKTVILSGVRTPFGKFAGALSSFTASDLGGFAVKEALNRAGINPEEVDEVILGTVLQGGQGQIPSRQAAKKAGLPWEVKTETINKVCASGMRSVTLGDQIIRAGDEEVIVAGGMESMSNAPYILPKARWGLRMGDATVKDLMVHDGLSCSFTGVHMGTYGNSTAKEFEISREEQDNWALRSHKRAIEAMESGKLAEEIVPVEVPQRKGEPIIVSQDESPRKDTSLEKLAKLGSVFNSDGTITAGNAPGVNDGAAALVLMSEERAEREGKKPEAYILGHTALAVEAKDFPQTPGLVINALLKKTGKTLEEIDLFEINEAFAAVALTSGKIAGLDEEKVNVNGGAVALGHPIGASGARIILTLMHELKRRGGGIGIAAICSGGGQGDAVMIEVPKQ; encoded by the coding sequence ATGGGAAAAACCGTAATTCTTAGCGGAGTAAGAACACCTTTTGGAAAATTTGCCGGAGCGCTTAGCAGCTTTACAGCTTCCGACCTTGGGGGATTTGCAGTAAAAGAAGCGCTGAACCGAGCCGGCATCAATCCTGAAGAGGTAGACGAAGTGATTCTCGGAACCGTTCTTCAGGGAGGTCAGGGCCAGATCCCTTCACGACAGGCTGCGAAAAAGGCCGGCCTGCCGTGGGAAGTGAAAACGGAAACGATTAATAAAGTTTGTGCTTCCGGCATGCGAAGTGTCACTTTAGGAGATCAGATCATCCGGGCGGGTGACGAGGAAGTCATCGTGGCTGGCGGCATGGAATCCATGAGCAATGCGCCTTACATTTTGCCGAAAGCGCGCTGGGGCCTGCGCATGGGCGATGCAACGGTTAAGGACTTAATGGTTCATGATGGATTAAGCTGCAGCTTCACAGGCGTCCATATGGGAACGTACGGAAACTCGACAGCTAAAGAATTCGAAATCAGCCGGGAAGAGCAGGACAACTGGGCTCTAAGAAGCCATAAACGTGCCATTGAAGCAATGGAATCCGGCAAATTGGCAGAGGAAATAGTGCCAGTGGAAGTGCCGCAGCGAAAGGGTGAGCCAATCATTGTGTCCCAGGATGAATCGCCCCGCAAAGATACTTCCTTAGAAAAGCTGGCTAAGCTTGGGTCTGTTTTTAATTCGGACGGAACGATCACTGCCGGGAATGCGCCTGGCGTTAACGACGGGGCAGCAGCATTAGTATTGATGAGCGAAGAGCGTGCAGAACGCGAGGGCAAAAAGCCGGAAGCTTATATTCTTGGCCATACAGCGCTAGCGGTGGAAGCCAAGGACTTCCCGCAAACCCCTGGCCTTGTCATTAATGCTCTTTTGAAAAAGACAGGAAAAACCCTGGAAGAGATTGACCTATTTGAAATTAACGAAGCATTTGCAGCTGTTGCTTTAACAAGCGGAAAAATTGCCGGCCTTGATGAAGAAAAAGTGAATGTTAACGGCGGTGCCGTTGCTCTGGGCCACCCAATCGGCGCAAGCGGAGCGAGAATTATTCTTACACTGATGCATGAACTGAAGCGCCGCGGAGGCGGAATCGGCATTGCGGCCATCTGCAGCGGCGGAGGCCAGGGAGATGCGGTTATGATTGAGGTTCCGAAGCAGTAA